A region from the Pseudomonas promysalinigenes genome encodes:
- a CDS encoding 2-hydroxyacid dehydrogenase has translation MKPEVLQLSPILIPHIRERLEQLFTLRRYYEQADKDAFVSQHAEQIRGVITGGHTGISQALMARLPNLEVVAINGVGTDAVDLAYARDRGIQVTATIGALTEDVADLAIGLLISLCRGICTGDRFVRAGHWATSTTPLAPLPLARQVSGMRVGIVGMGRVGRAVAQRAAAFGCPIRYTDLQAQQVPYEFEADLQRLAQDSDALILAAAADKGEALIDRQVLQALGSQGYLINIARGKLVDEPALIAALEAGQIAGAALDVFDDEPRAPEALFGREDVVLQPHRASATLQTRTRMGEMVVSSLEEVFAGRKPQGLVV, from the coding sequence ATGAAACCTGAAGTCCTGCAACTGAGCCCGATCCTCATCCCGCACATTCGCGAGCGCCTGGAGCAGCTATTCACCTTGCGCCGTTACTACGAACAGGCCGACAAGGACGCCTTCGTCAGCCAGCATGCCGAGCAGATCCGCGGTGTGATCACCGGTGGGCATACCGGTATCAGCCAGGCCCTGATGGCGCGGCTGCCTAACCTGGAGGTGGTCGCGATCAATGGTGTTGGCACCGATGCCGTTGACCTGGCCTACGCCCGCGACCGCGGTATCCAGGTCACTGCCACCATCGGCGCCCTCACCGAAGATGTCGCCGACCTTGCCATTGGCCTGCTGATCAGCCTGTGCCGTGGTATCTGCACGGGCGACCGCTTCGTCCGCGCAGGCCACTGGGCTACCAGTACCACGCCCTTGGCACCGCTGCCGCTGGCCCGCCAGGTATCGGGCATGCGTGTTGGCATCGTAGGCATGGGGCGGGTCGGGCGCGCGGTGGCTCAACGTGCGGCAGCGTTTGGTTGCCCGATTCGCTACACCGACCTACAGGCACAGCAAGTACCTTATGAATTCGAGGCTGATCTGCAACGGCTTGCGCAAGACAGCGATGCGTTGATCCTGGCGGCGGCGGCCGACAAGGGTGAAGCCCTGATCGATCGCCAAGTGCTCCAAGCGCTGGGTTCGCAGGGCTATCTGATCAACATCGCGCGCGGCAAGCTGGTGGACGAGCCGGCGTTGATCGCCGCGCTGGAGGCTGGCCAGATCGCGGGCGCGGCATTGGATGTGTTCGATGACGAACCACGGGCGCCAGAAGCCTTGTTCGGGCGCGAAGATGTGGTGCTGCAGCCCCATCGCGCCAGCGCAACCCTACAGACTCGCACACGCATGGGCGAAATGGTCGTGTCCAGCTTGGAAGAGGTATTCGCCGGGCGCAAACCTCAAGGGTTGGTCGTCTAG
- a CDS encoding SDR family oxidoreductase, with protein MTQHKKIALVTGAGSGIGRAVALALLQDGFSLVLAGRRAEPLQALAEQARAAGGEALAVPTDVRDEHSVAELFATIEQVHGRLDVIFNNAGVNAPAVPIDELALENWRNVIATNVDGVFLCARAAFGLMRRQQPQGGRIINNGSISAHTPRPFTAPYTASKHAVLGLTKALALDGRAYSIACSQVDIGNALTELSERMTRGVRQANGQIAAEPMLDVRHVADAVRYIAALPLEANVLNMTVMASNMPFVGRG; from the coding sequence ATGACACAACACAAGAAAATCGCGCTGGTCACTGGCGCCGGCAGCGGTATCGGCCGCGCGGTCGCCCTCGCCTTGCTACAGGACGGCTTCAGCCTGGTCCTGGCCGGACGCCGCGCAGAACCGTTGCAGGCACTGGCGGAACAAGCGCGGGCAGCGGGGGGCGAAGCCTTGGCGGTGCCCACCGATGTCCGCGATGAACATAGCGTGGCCGAGCTGTTCGCGACCATCGAGCAGGTGCATGGCCGCCTCGATGTCATCTTCAACAATGCGGGCGTCAATGCCCCGGCCGTGCCGATAGACGAACTGGCACTTGAGAACTGGCGCAACGTTATCGCCACCAACGTCGATGGTGTCTTTCTGTGCGCCCGTGCAGCCTTTGGCCTGATGCGCCGGCAGCAGCCACAAGGTGGGCGGATCATCAACAACGGCTCGATTTCGGCGCACACCCCAAGGCCGTTCACCGCCCCCTACACCGCCAGCAAACATGCAGTGCTGGGCTTGACCAAGGCCCTAGCGCTGGATGGCCGGGCCTACAGCATCGCCTGCAGCCAAGTGGACATCGGCAACGCCCTGACCGAGCTGTCCGAACGCATGACCCGTGGCGTACGCCAGGCCAACGGCCAGATCGCCGCCGAGCCAATGCTCGACGTACGCCATGTGGCAGACGCTGTGCGCTATATCGCTGCGCTGCCGCTGGAGGCCAACGTACTGAACATGACGGTGATGGCCAGCAATATGCCATTTGTTGGCCGCGGCTGA
- a CDS encoding fumarylacetoacetate hydrolase family protein — protein MTYLFDPPAIVSLPIRGSAAHFPVGRVFCLGRNYPWPDAYGPAPLEPVFFMKPASNVVLAQGELPFPPQTEEFCHEIELVAAIATGGVDIDPEHALRHVFGFAVGLDLTRRDHQRKAKAQGLPWESAKVFEASAPMSAIVPASECAWPLDADLWLQVNGQPRQRAHLSQQTWALAEVISRLSRQLPLRPGDLIMTGSPPGVATLNPGDTLHAGIDGIGELKLRVGPRPARQTVNAA, from the coding sequence ATGACCTACCTGTTCGACCCGCCGGCCATCGTCAGCCTGCCGATCCGCGGCAGCGCTGCGCACTTCCCGGTCGGCCGGGTGTTCTGCCTGGGGCGCAATTACCCTTGGCCGGACGCCTACGGCCCAGCCCCCTTGGAGCCGGTGTTCTTCATGAAACCGGCAAGCAACGTGGTCCTGGCTCAGGGCGAGCTGCCGTTCCCGCCGCAGACCGAAGAGTTCTGCCACGAGATCGAGCTGGTCGCTGCTATCGCCACAGGGGGTGTCGATATTGACCCGGAGCATGCCCTGCGTCACGTGTTCGGGTTTGCAGTCGGGCTGGACCTGACACGCCGCGACCACCAGCGTAAAGCCAAAGCCCAGGGCCTGCCTTGGGAAAGCGCGAAAGTGTTCGAAGCCTCGGCACCGATGAGCGCCATCGTGCCAGCCAGCGAATGCGCCTGGCCGCTGGATGCCGACCTGTGGTTACAGGTCAACGGGCAGCCGCGCCAACGTGCCCACCTGAGCCAACAGACCTGGGCCCTGGCCGAGGTCATCAGCCGCTTGTCCCGGCAGCTACCCCTGCGCCCAGGCGACCTGATCATGACCGGCAGCCCGCCGGGAGTAGCGACACTCAACCCCGGCGACACCTTGCACGCCGGTATCGACGGCATTGGCGAACTTAAGCTGCGCGTCGGCCCCCGCCCGGCCCGGCAAACGGTCAACGCAGCCTGA
- a CDS encoding MFS transporter translates to MSSTPTPRAASSYTLDAAPAQRLPTRRRWFMLSLLLVATIINYVDRVNISIAAPFMAKDLGLDKVEMGLIFSAFAWTYALALVPAGFIADRFGSRLTYGVSLISWSAVTVAQGLASGFASLFGLRLAVGAMEAPAFPANSRAVTVWFPARERGMASSIYVCGQYLGTALFTGALLWLATTYDWRHVFYSTGLVGIVFGLVWLWLYRDPLNCKKVSKEELAYIEGGGGLVKSSQERTRFDWRQVAELFRYRQVWAICLGKFASTSALYFFLTWFPTYLIEERHLTLIKVGIFAVMPFIGATAGILLAGIVSDLLIRKGYSLSFARKLPLVIGSMLGMSIVLVNFTDSNVLCIAILTLAFFAQGIASSSWAAVSEVAPKQLIGLTGGITSLAANIGGIVTPIMIGMIVHASGSFAMAFWFIGGVALMGTLSYSLLLGKLYRIELKSAA, encoded by the coding sequence ATGTCGAGCACGCCTACCCCCCGCGCCGCGTCTTCGTACACGCTGGACGCGGCCCCTGCCCAGCGCCTGCCTACCCGCCGCCGCTGGTTCATGCTGTCGCTGCTGCTGGTGGCGACCATCATCAACTACGTCGACCGGGTGAACATCTCCATCGCAGCGCCGTTCATGGCCAAGGACCTGGGCCTGGACAAGGTCGAGATGGGCTTGATCTTTTCGGCTTTCGCCTGGACCTACGCCCTGGCCCTGGTGCCGGCCGGCTTCATTGCCGACCGATTCGGCTCGCGCCTGACCTATGGGGTATCACTGATCAGCTGGTCGGCAGTCACCGTGGCCCAGGGGCTGGCCAGTGGCTTTGCCTCGCTGTTCGGCCTGCGCCTGGCGGTCGGTGCCATGGAGGCCCCGGCCTTCCCGGCCAACAGCCGTGCGGTAACGGTGTGGTTTCCCGCCCGCGAACGCGGCATGGCCAGCAGCATCTACGTGTGTGGCCAGTACCTGGGCACCGCCCTGTTCACCGGCGCGCTGCTCTGGCTGGCCACCACTTATGACTGGCGCCATGTGTTCTACAGCACAGGCCTGGTCGGCATTGTGTTTGGCCTTGTGTGGTTGTGGCTGTACCGCGATCCGCTGAACTGCAAGAAGGTCAGCAAGGAAGAGCTCGCCTATATCGAAGGTGGCGGCGGGTTGGTGAAAAGCAGCCAGGAGCGAACCCGCTTCGACTGGCGCCAGGTCGCCGAGCTGTTTCGCTATCGCCAGGTCTGGGCCATTTGCCTTGGCAAGTTCGCCAGCACATCGGCGCTGTACTTTTTCCTCACTTGGTTCCCCACTTACCTGATCGAGGAGCGCCATCTGACCCTGATCAAGGTGGGCATCTTCGCGGTCATGCCGTTCATTGGCGCAACCGCCGGCATTCTGCTGGCAGGCATCGTGTCGGACCTGCTGATCCGCAAGGGCTATTCGTTGTCGTTCGCTCGCAAGTTGCCGCTGGTGATCGGCTCGATGCTGGGTATGTCGATCGTGCTAGTGAACTTCACCGACTCCAACGTGCTGTGTATTGCCATCCTTACCCTCGCGTTCTTCGCTCAGGGTATCGCCTCGTCATCCTGGGCAGCGGTATCAGAAGTGGCGCCCAAGCAGTTGATCGGCCTGACCGGTGGGATCACCAGCCTGGCAGCCAACATTGGCGGGATCGTCACGCCGATCATGATTGGCATGATCGTGCATGCCAGTGGCTCGTTCGCCATGGCGTTCTGGTTCATTGGTGGGGTGGCACTGATGGGCACCCTGTCTTATTCGCTGCTGCTTGGAAAGCTCTACCGCATCGAGCTCAAGTCGGCGGCATGA
- a CDS encoding helix-turn-helix transcriptional regulator: MPPKREVPTYFMQQRSELMDFYIRDQRGRPAETAPHRHEYFQIQINFGADTVQHIGSVQRPFKRNTLAFILPHRVHVIPHPADSDFVVINFSQTFLLPHLACDPMDLEEVSILQAPELSPFRFQEHLDFCLDDSNFSEVRQMLERMRELDANRRFGSREVLKGLLLQLIGQVCSLYAEPLRELADSNAAQLSRRAALGRMSEYLRRHIDDPDLNLQKVAAATYLSPTYLTHWLRKEIGKSFSELVLERRMHTARNFLLNGSRPVGEVARLCGFADEAYFSRRFRQIHGLPPGQFRRQQRDPDTPQAAMR; the protein is encoded by the coding sequence ATGCCCCCCAAGCGCGAGGTTCCGACCTACTTCATGCAGCAGCGCAGTGAGTTGATGGATTTCTACATCCGCGACCAGCGCGGCCGGCCTGCCGAAACTGCGCCGCATCGTCACGAGTACTTTCAGATCCAGATCAACTTCGGCGCTGACACCGTGCAGCACATCGGCAGCGTGCAGCGCCCGTTCAAGCGCAACACCCTGGCCTTCATCCTGCCCCATCGGGTGCATGTGATTCCGCACCCGGCCGACAGCGATTTCGTGGTGATCAACTTTTCCCAGACGTTCTTGCTGCCGCACCTGGCCTGCGACCCGATGGACCTTGAAGAAGTATCGATCCTGCAGGCGCCGGAGCTTTCACCGTTTCGCTTTCAGGAGCATCTGGACTTTTGCCTGGATGACAGCAACTTCAGCGAAGTGCGGCAGATGCTTGAGCGCATGCGCGAGCTCGATGCCAACCGCCGTTTCGGTAGCCGCGAAGTCCTCAAGGGCCTGCTGCTGCAGTTGATCGGCCAGGTCTGCAGCCTGTACGCCGAGCCGTTGCGAGAACTGGCCGACAGTAATGCGGCACAACTGAGCCGTCGCGCCGCTCTAGGCCGTATGAGCGAGTATCTGCGCCGACATATCGATGACCCGGACCTCAACCTGCAGAAAGTTGCTGCGGCCACCTACCTGTCGCCAACCTACCTGACCCATTGGCTGCGCAAGGAAATCGGCAAAAGCTTCAGCGAACTGGTGCTGGAGCGGCGCATGCACACCGCGCGCAACTTCCTGCTCAATGGCAGCCGCCCTGTGGGCGAGGTAGCGCGGCTGTGTGGCTTCGCCGACGAAGCCTACTTCTCCCGGCGCTTTCGCCAGATCCACGGGCTACCGCCTGGGCAGTTTCGCCGCCAGCAACGTGACCCGGATACGCCACAGGCTGCGATGCGTTAA
- the pcaQ gene encoding pca operon transcription factor PcaQ: MNLDSRIKYRHLLCFLEIARQGSLARAADILAISQPAISKTLKELEDLLQARLFERSRQGVELTLAGTRFMRYAGPSVQALRDGVSSLRGEALAPSQVRIGVLSTVEGLLMPEVLCRLHQRHQALVISVVTGVSAQLLSQLHVGELELVVGRMTESPQIQGLSFEHLYSESMALVVRPGHPLLASTPVERQRVGQFALVLPPPGTTIRKHADSLFVQCGIQMPTQRLETLSLALSRRYLLGSDALWVAPRDAVLLDLRRGELAELDLGVREPGGSVGICRNAALPLSLPGQWVCEVLRELAEQYRQGQYP, translated from the coding sequence ATGAACCTCGACAGCCGCATCAAGTATCGCCACCTCTTGTGTTTTCTGGAGATTGCTCGACAAGGCAGCCTGGCCAGGGCAGCCGATATTCTGGCCATCAGCCAACCCGCGATATCCAAGACGCTCAAGGAACTCGAAGATCTGCTCCAGGCGCGCTTGTTCGAGCGCAGCCGTCAGGGGGTCGAACTGACCTTGGCCGGTACCCGCTTCATGCGTTACGCCGGCCCCAGCGTGCAGGCGCTGCGCGATGGTGTCAGCAGCCTGCGCGGTGAGGCGCTGGCGCCTTCGCAGGTGCGCATCGGCGTGCTGTCGACCGTCGAGGGGCTGTTGATGCCAGAGGTGCTGTGCCGTTTGCATCAACGTCACCAAGCGTTGGTGATCAGCGTAGTGACCGGGGTCAGCGCGCAGTTGCTCAGCCAACTGCACGTCGGTGAGCTGGAACTGGTGGTCGGGCGCATGACCGAAAGCCCGCAGATTCAAGGGCTGTCATTCGAGCACCTGTACAGCGAGTCCATGGCTCTGGTGGTGCGTCCTGGCCATCCATTGCTGGCAAGTACGCCCGTGGAGCGCCAGCGCGTTGGTCAGTTCGCACTGGTGCTGCCACCCCCAGGTACCACCATCCGTAAGCACGCCGACAGCCTGTTCGTGCAGTGTGGTATTCAAATGCCCACTCAGCGCCTGGAAACCTTGTCGCTGGCGCTGAGCCGGCGTTATCTGCTGGGGAGCGATGCACTGTGGGTTGCCCCGCGGGATGCGGTACTGCTGGATCTGCGCCGGGGTGAGTTGGCCGAGCTCGACCTGGGCGTGCGTGAGCCGGGTGGTTCGGTGGGGATCTGCCGCAATGCTGCATTGCCATTGAGTCTGCCTGGGCAATGGGTTTGCGAGGTACTGCGAGAGCTGGCTGAACAGTATCGCCAAGGCCAATATCCGTGA
- a CDS encoding FKBP-type peptidyl-prolyl cis-trans isomerase gives MKQHRLAAAVALVGLVLAGCDKQASTPELKTPAQKASYGIGLNMGKSLAQEGMEDLDSKAVALGIDDAVSKKEQRIKDEELVEAFTALQKRAEERLAKASEEAASAGKKFLEENAKKPGVVTTASGLQYEVVKKADGPQPKPTDVVTVHYEGKLIDGKVFDSSVERGSPIDLPVSGVIPGWVEGLQLMHVGEKYKLFIPAELAYGAQSPSPLIPANSVLVFDLELIAIKDPAQLQGGEAPEAEAPAEAPAKQ, from the coding sequence ATGAAACAGCATCGTCTGGCGGCTGCGGTTGCCCTGGTAGGCCTGGTACTGGCTGGCTGTGATAAACAAGCCAGCACCCCGGAGCTCAAGACCCCGGCACAGAAAGCTTCCTACGGTATCGGCCTGAACATGGGCAAGAGCCTGGCTCAGGAAGGCATGGAAGATCTTGATTCCAAAGCGGTCGCTCTGGGCATCGATGACGCTGTCAGCAAGAAAGAGCAACGTATCAAGGACGAAGAGCTGGTAGAGGCCTTCACCGCGCTGCAGAAGCGCGCCGAAGAACGCTTGGCCAAGGCTAGCGAAGAAGCTGCCAGCGCCGGCAAGAAATTCCTCGAAGAAAACGCCAAGAAGCCAGGTGTGGTCACGACCGCTTCGGGCCTGCAGTACGAAGTCGTGAAAAAGGCCGACGGCCCTCAGCCCAAGCCCACCGACGTGGTCACCGTTCACTACGAAGGCAAGCTGATCGACGGCAAGGTGTTCGACAGCTCCGTCGAGCGCGGCAGCCCGATCGACCTGCCTGTCAGCGGCGTCATCCCAGGCTGGGTCGAAGGCCTGCAGCTCATGCACGTTGGCGAGAAGTACAAGCTGTTCATTCCGGCTGAGCTGGCATACGGTGCGCAGAGCCCGAGCCCGCTGATCCCGGCCAACTCGGTGCTGGTATTCGATCTGGAACTGATCGCCATCAAAGACCCAGCCCAGTTGCAGGGTGGCGAAGCGCCAGAGGCCGAAGCTCCAGCTGAAGCCCCCGCCAAGCAATAA
- a CDS encoding YkvA family protein, giving the protein MSAPWNFARFLPLAERLLSRGRLPALLFAVARKGPRIGQLRGDVKLLQSLCLAWWRGEYRAISPKALVTIVAGLLYFVSPIDAIPDWILGVGFLDDIAVLGWVLKTVADELARFKAWRDSQAPERLRVVERLPDTPEALRLERKTH; this is encoded by the coding sequence ATGAGCGCACCTTGGAATTTCGCCCGTTTTCTGCCTTTGGCCGAGCGCTTGCTCAGCCGCGGTCGGCTGCCAGCCTTGTTGTTCGCCGTGGCACGCAAAGGCCCGCGCATCGGCCAGTTGCGCGGCGACGTCAAGCTGTTGCAGTCGTTGTGCCTGGCCTGGTGGCGTGGTGAGTACCGCGCTATCAGCCCCAAGGCGTTGGTAACCATCGTCGCAGGCTTGCTGTACTTCGTTAGCCCAATCGACGCCATCCCTGACTGGATTCTTGGCGTAGGCTTTCTTGATGACATTGCCGTGCTTGGCTGGGTGCTCAAGACCGTGGCGGATGAATTGGCGCGTTTCAAGGCCTGGCGTGACAGCCAGGCACCCGAGCGCCTGCGGGTGGTCGAGCGCCTTCCAGATACTCCCGAAGCGCTGCGCTTGGAGCGCAAAACGCACTGA
- a CDS encoding helix-turn-helix domain-containing protein — translation MGIQVISRDGQPEYAVVPWEQYQALLEAAGQAPAQVTDESPPQSSQPANLPAFSEVAQLRQAKGIAPEQLARNVGVSPAYLAMIESGERQPDAAIRRALAWHLGVAGWSEPS, via the coding sequence ATGGGTATTCAGGTCATCAGCCGGGACGGTCAGCCCGAGTACGCGGTCGTTCCCTGGGAGCAGTATCAGGCACTGCTCGAGGCGGCTGGGCAGGCACCTGCGCAGGTAACCGACGAATCGCCGCCGCAAAGTTCCCAGCCAGCCAACCTGCCAGCATTCAGTGAAGTGGCGCAGCTGCGTCAGGCGAAGGGGATTGCACCTGAGCAGCTAGCGCGCAATGTCGGGGTCAGCCCGGCTTACCTTGCCATGATCGAATCGGGCGAGCGCCAACCGGACGCTGCGATCCGGCGCGCTTTGGCCTGGCACTTGGGGGTGGCCGGCTGGAGCGAGCCCTCATGA
- a CDS encoding EAL domain-containing protein has translation MTIAEQLSALSAILAQRSIHSLFQPIVCLRERRVHGHEALSRGPSNSPLHSPLTLFATARQAGRLTELEAVCRESACRGFSAQHLEGKLFLNISPESLLEPHYPSGRTLKLLEQMGIAPSRVVIELTEQTPTDDIRLLSNALHHYRDMGFSIALDDLGAGYSSLRLWSELRPEYVKIDRHFIDGIHHDPLKREFVGSILQIARAANTQVIAEGIQLPEELAVLTDMGINLVQGHLLGRPQALGVRADQRLLAQVLPAALMQQPTVRLNATLGQIMELFGRHEELTTLQIQAPDGTHCGVIHRDALSVLALECPPPMAGNAQACAG, from the coding sequence ATGACCATCGCCGAACAGCTCAGTGCCTTGAGCGCCATTCTGGCTCAGCGCAGCATCCACAGCTTGTTCCAGCCGATCGTTTGCCTGCGTGAGCGGCGCGTCCATGGCCATGAAGCCTTGAGCCGCGGCCCTTCCAACAGCCCACTGCATTCCCCCCTAACCCTGTTCGCGACCGCCCGCCAGGCCGGGCGCTTGACTGAGCTGGAAGCCGTCTGCCGAGAAAGCGCCTGTCGCGGGTTCAGCGCACAACACCTTGAGGGCAAGCTGTTTCTCAACATCTCGCCTGAATCGCTGCTGGAGCCTCACTACCCTTCCGGGCGCACCCTTAAGCTGCTCGAGCAGATGGGTATTGCGCCAAGCCGGGTGGTGATCGAATTGACCGAGCAGACTCCGACCGACGATATCCGGCTACTGTCCAATGCGTTGCACCACTACCGCGACATGGGTTTTTCCATCGCCCTGGACGACCTCGGCGCGGGCTATTCCAGCCTGCGCCTGTGGTCCGAGCTGCGTCCGGAGTATGTGAAGATCGACCGCCACTTCATCGACGGCATCCACCACGACCCACTCAAGCGCGAGTTCGTCGGCTCCATTTTGCAGATAGCTCGGGCAGCGAACACACAGGTAATAGCTGAGGGTATCCAATTACCAGAAGAACTCGCGGTGTTGACCGACATGGGGATCAACCTGGTACAGGGGCATTTGCTGGGGCGGCCGCAAGCACTGGGTGTGCGGGCAGATCAGCGGCTCTTGGCGCAGGTGCTGCCCGCCGCGCTGATGCAACAGCCGACAGTCCGGCTCAATGCTACGCTTGGCCAGATCATGGAGTTGTTTGGTCGCCATGAAGAGCTGACCACTCTGCAGATACAGGCGCCTGACGGCACGCACTGTGGCGTGATTCATCGAGATGCATTGTCAGTGCTGGCCTTGGAGTGCCCACCGCCCATGGCCGGGAATGCTCAGGCATGCGCAGGGTAG
- a CDS encoding carboxy terminal-processing peptidase, whose translation MKHFLPSTALAMMIGLGSLTLGGNAAAANKWDSLQPDRDEIVASLNVVELLKRHHYSKPPLDDARSVIIYDSYIKLLDPARSYFTAADIAEFDKWKTQFDDFLKSGNLEPGFTIYKRYLDRVKQRLDFALAELAKGVDKMDFTTHETLLIDRKDAPWEKDQAALDELWRKRVKDEVLRQKIAGKEPKQIQETLTKRYKNQLARLDQTRAEDIFQAYINTFAQSYDPHTNYLSPDNAENFDINMSLSLEGIGAVLQSDNDQVKIVRLVPAGPAAKTKQVAPADKIIGVAQGNKEMVDVVGWRLDEVVKLIRGPKGSVVRLEVIPASNAPSDQTSKIVSITREAVKLEEQAAKKSVLKLKQDGRDYKLGIIEIPAFYLDFKAYRAGDPEYKSTTRDVKKLLTELQKEKVDGVVIDLRNNGGGSLQEATELTSLFIEKGPTVLVRNSDGRVDVLEDENPGAFYKGPLALLVNRLSASASEIFAGAMQDYHRALIIGGQTFGKGTVQTIQPLNHGELKLTLAKFYRVSGQSTQHQGVLPDIDYPSIIDTKEIGESALPEAMPWDTIRPVVKPTSDPFKPFLADLKAKHDARSAKDAEFTYIRDRLALTQKLMDEKTVSLNEQERRARHDEVEAKQLAMENIRRKAKGEEPLKELKKVDEDALPEEDDKTKPEDDAYLAETGRILIDYLSESTKMAKK comes from the coding sequence ATGAAGCATTTCCTTCCAAGCACCGCCCTGGCCATGATGATCGGCCTGGGTAGCCTCACGCTCGGCGGCAATGCGGCGGCCGCCAATAAATGGGACAGCCTGCAGCCGGATCGTGACGAAATCGTCGCCAGCTTGAACGTGGTGGAGTTGCTAAAACGCCACCACTACAGCAAACCACCGCTCGATGACGCCCGTTCGGTGATCATCTACGACAGCTACATCAAGCTGCTCGACCCGGCTCGCAGCTACTTCACCGCAGCCGACATTGCCGAATTCGACAAGTGGAAGACGCAATTCGACGATTTCCTCAAAAGCGGCAATCTCGAGCCCGGTTTCACCATCTACAAGCGCTACCTCGACCGGGTCAAGCAACGCCTGGACTTCGCCCTGGCCGAGCTGGCCAAAGGCGTCGACAAGATGGACTTCACCACCCACGAAACCTTGCTGATCGACCGCAAGGATGCACCGTGGGAGAAAGACCAGGCCGCGCTCGACGAGCTGTGGCGCAAACGCGTAAAGGATGAGGTACTGCGCCAGAAAATCGCCGGCAAAGAGCCCAAGCAGATTCAGGAGACCCTCACCAAGCGCTACAAGAACCAGCTCGCACGTCTGGACCAGACACGCGCCGAGGATATCTTCCAGGCCTATATCAATACTTTCGCGCAGTCCTACGACCCGCACACCAATTACCTGTCGCCAGACAATGCCGAGAACTTCGACATCAACATGAGCTTGTCGCTCGAAGGCATCGGCGCAGTGCTGCAAAGCGACAACGACCAGGTCAAGATCGTACGCCTGGTGCCTGCCGGCCCGGCCGCCAAGACCAAGCAGGTAGCGCCAGCCGACAAGATCATCGGTGTGGCCCAAGGCAACAAGGAAATGGTCGACGTGGTCGGCTGGCGCCTGGACGAAGTGGTCAAGCTGATCCGTGGCCCTAAAGGCTCGGTGGTACGCCTGGAGGTCATCCCGGCCAGCAATGCGCCAAGCGACCAGACCAGCAAGATCGTCTCGATCACCCGTGAGGCGGTCAAGCTTGAAGAACAGGCGGCGAAGAAGTCGGTGCTCAAACTCAAGCAGGACGGGCGCGATTACAAGCTGGGCATCATCGAAATCCCGGCCTTCTACCTGGACTTCAAGGCTTACCGCGCCGGCGACCCTGAATACAAGAGCACCACGCGCGACGTGAAGAAACTGCTCACCGAACTGCAGAAGGAAAAGGTCGACGGGGTTGTCATCGATCTGCGCAACAATGGCGGCGGTTCTTTGCAGGAGGCCACCGAACTGACCAGCCTGTTCATCGAGAAAGGCCCGACCGTGCTGGTACGCAACAGCGATGGGCGTGTCGATGTACTGGAAGACGAAAACCCAGGCGCCTTCTACAAAGGCCCGCTGGCGCTGCTGGTCAACCGCTTGTCTGCCTCGGCTTCGGAAATCTTCGCCGGCGCCATGCAGGACTATCACCGTGCGCTGATCATCGGTGGCCAGACCTTCGGCAAAGGCACGGTCCAGACCATTCAGCCGCTCAATCATGGCGAGCTGAAACTGACCCTGGCCAAGTTCTACCGGGTTTCCGGGCAGAGCACCCAGCACCAGGGCGTGCTGCCGGACATCGATTACCCGTCGATCATCGACACCAAGGAAATCGGCGAAAGCGCTCTGCCAGAAGCCATGCCATGGGACACCATCCGCCCGGTGGTCAAGCCGACGTCCGACCCGTTCAAGCCGTTTTTGGCTGACCTGAAGGCCAAGCATGATGCACGCAGCGCCAAGGATGCCGAGTTCACTTACATCCGCGACCGCCTGGCGCTGACCCAGAAGCTGATGGACGAGAAGACCGTAAGCCTCAACGAGCAGGAACGCCGTGCCCGTCACGATGAAGTCGAAGCCAAGCAATTGGCCATGGAAAACATCCGCCGCAAGGCCAAAGGCGAAGAACCACTCAAGGAACTGAAGAAAGTCGACGAAGATGCTCTGCCGGAAGAAGACGACAAAACCAAGCCGGAGGATGACGCCTACCTGGCTGAGACCGGCCGCATTCTGATCGACTACCTCAGCGAGAGCACGAAGATGGCGAAAAAGTGA